In Plasmodium falciparum 3D7 genome assembly, chromosome: 5, the following proteins share a genomic window:
- a CDS encoding ribosomal protein S16, mitochondrial, putative — MIRRLFLPYFSKDKGPPRIRCQVNGVKRKRFFKIVVANQKDKKNGKHIEVLGTYVNKNNIREKLNRYNITNPSNDSYYNNIENIKEIRLRFNRVKFWLAANCNFSDHMKYVLSLCKIIPQYPIKYSRRCSDKYYHKYNEIINKHKLIQADKINNFLKTDLNIQYKNDFETSKNEPNNKDEYIYTPEELTYLKKLSKNRILEFEDKDKIRKIIR, encoded by the coding sequence ATGATAAGAAGATTATTCTTACCCTATTTTTCAAAGGATAAAGGGCCCCCAAGAATTCGATGTCAAGTTAATGGGGTAAAAAGAAAacgtttttttaaaatagttGTAGCAAAtcaaaaagataaaaaaaatggaaaacacATAGAAGTGTTAGGtacatatgtaaataaaaataatattagagAAAAGTTGaatagatataatattactaatCCAAGTAATGattcttattataataatatagaaaatattaaagaaattCGATTACGATTTAATCGGGTCAAATTTTGGCTAGCTGCCAATTGTAACTTTAGTGATCATATGAAATATGTATTAAGTTTATGCAAAATTATACCTCAATATCCAATAAAATATAGTAGAAGATGTTCAGATAAATATTATcacaaatataatgaaattataaataaacacAAACTTATACAAGcagataaaattaataatttcttaaaaacggatttaaatattcaatataaaaatgattttgAAACTTCAAAAAATGAACCAAATAATAAAGacgaatatatatatacaccgGAAGAACTTACATAtcttaaaaaattatcaaaaaataGAATACTTGAATTTGaagataaagataaaattaggaaaattattagatga